One window of the Bombus affinis isolate iyBomAffi1 chromosome 10, iyBomAffi1.2, whole genome shotgun sequence genome contains the following:
- the LOC126921292 gene encoding ice-structuring glycoprotein-like, producing MKIPALLVTCLYLWGFASAGQSSPLLEIVQGSASATASTAVTARSGLRAGQVAVASQKDATLQADASAAAAAAARASADQSASLAQQSASLQSKAAARAKSAEESAAATAKGELQAESIAASASSNAREAAASAKASASAMSSAAVQAKLAEKTAKNQALASEEAKLKAAAAASAAAAASAAAEAALKAERVAEEAIAKAAAAKAAARAAAAALNSAKEAATSSARSAAEAEAKSEVAILISELDKKSREVAASTSAKARAAAAASSRNAETAIVGANINVAKEVLAIPIEPKKLPEPELALKEENVAVASSESEVKVETSSEAWSILYNRECCPELASISEAASNMKIPAILVTSLLVWGGLAEGHVVKRDKELKAPSLPELLGDGSDTFGASMENGIKVARASQNVGLRTELNAAARAAAAAATKQAKDTEAAEAGAAAAIAIAIAKREEAIKASELASKLLTAAAGSSEAAVSATVRAAQLTAAASAAAKASASASEASAEAQVRANAEANIAKKASAAEAKAAAEAQVKAELAKKAAAGFLAKARLAASAESEATKLAAEAEVALAKARVAVDQSQSAQATATAQAATAVQLQSQAANAEASAVAQAETLLVTAEAVSAAEAEAATKATSWAKNVINEKNTIEQQTTIFFYYFTKHLLFIQNSAGATKITRVPHQAKQSTPVNTTWARKNKLQLHQELFVQLQPPVYNWRVPEESASIGKVPSTMQIPAIFVTCLLTWGLVHAGSVELGAPKQESVLVEQLLLKNVETSAKRKENGAPKLGESTAAALASTKATAAAEAKASAKVKASALALAEAFLRASAASAAASAKAAAAVKEATQAQLLAQEKALIALKTQSEQQAASARADAAAAAAVSALERAQASSRAATTAQDISSDLEKRVATSAAAEAGATLRAEQSAAQSKWSAALAAQTAAAAAAIEAKATASSESTAAATSKAAVLAADTSSAEAAAAAEAQSASRIAGTAATEGSANWASENSRTAQLEASASAKATAAAAVGDGAIIGLARDAGAAAQAAAEVKALAEASAGLGASEKDKKFHNCQWPYKTGKSCPNRHQSCEAASKMKIPSILAVSLLVWGLASAGKPLIANAQLGKVKTETSSSSEIETLVSGSQTLVTGSETLASESEALASKSEALTSEAEIASLTTKDELILKGEAITGKKLGTGASEVAAASGEAIATTLGAGQAAAEAQAAAAAQAKSAAAAAANAGESSNSAAALVAAAAAAQGKAAAAAAAATKASLEAAEAAEEAESAVALARAASAKAEALASTAAAANTRAALQAEKSNELAQAEAAAAAEAQAKAAAAAKATQLALKVAETAVKTEADAAAAAVAAAKARAVADAAASRATAVNAIAEAEEGASAQAENAAGVAQAAASAAAEAQASASAAAATSEASAEASALAGELKIPPLIRLSSPKKEITEEWSVKRGSTSSSRVYSRIEQKQRR from the exons ATGAAGATTCCAGCACTGCTCGTAACGTGCCTCTACCTTTGGGGCTTCGCGTCCGCCGGCCAGAGCTCACCTCTGCTCGAGATCGTGCAGGGTAGCGCGTCGGCCACCGCATCCACCGCTGTGACCGCTAGATCCGGACTTCGTGCCGGTCAGGTAGCCGTGGCCTCGCAGAAGGATGCCACACTTCAGGCAGATGCCTCAGCGGCCGCCGCGGCCGCTGCACGCGCTTCCGCCGACCAGTCGGCCAGTCTAGCCCAACAGTCGGCGTCTTTGCAGTCCAAAGCTGCCGCCAGAGCAAAATCAGCCGAGGAGTCAGCGGCAGCTACGGCCAAAGGCGAGTTGCAGGCAGAATCCATTGCTGCATCTGCCAGTTCCAATGCCAGAGAGGCTGCAGCGTCCGCAAAAGCCTCCGCATCCGCGATGTCATCGGCTGCCGTGCAGGCGAAACTCGCTGAAAAGACGGCCAAGAATCAAGCTCTGGCTTCCGAAGAAGCCAAACTCAAGGCTGCCGCCGCTGCCAGCGCAGCAGCAGCAGCCAGCGCCGCCGCCGAGGCAGCCCTGAAAGCTGAGAGAGTAGCGGAAGAAGCCATCGCCAAGGCGGCCGCTGCCAAAGCAGCCGCCAGAGCCGCTGCAGCCGCGTTAAACTCCGCGAAGGAAGCCGCCACGAGCAGCGCAAGGAGCGCCGCCGAAGCCGAAGCTAAGAGCGAAGTCGCTATACTGATCAGCGAACTCGACAAGAAGAGCAGGGAAGTCGCCGCTTCCACGTCCGCCAAGGCACGCGCTGCTGCTGCGGCTAGCTCCAGAAACGCAGAAACGGCTATTGTCGGAGCTAACATCAATGTGGCCAAAGAGGTCTTGGCGATTCCCATCGAGCCAAAGAAACTTCCGGAGCCAGAGCTGGCGTTGAAAGAAGAGAATGTCGCGGTCGCGAGCTCAGAGAGTGAAGTGAAGGTAGAAACGAGCAGCGAAGCATGGTCAATTT TATATAACCGCGAATGCTGTCCGGAATTGGCATCAATCAGCGAAGCTGCGTCAAACATGAAGATTCCAGCAATACTGGTTACGTCTCTGCTGGTCTGGGGTGGTCTGGCCGAGGGCCACGTGGTGAAGCGCGACAAGGAGCTTAAGGCCCCGTCTTTACCGGAACTACTCGGTGATGGGTCTGACACGTTCGGTGCCTCGATGGAGAACGGGATCAAAGTCGCCAGAGCATCGCAGAATGTGGGTCTGAGAACAGAGTTGAATGCAGCCGCGCGGGCTGCAGCCGCTGCTGCGACCAAGCAGGCCAAAGACACAGAGGCCGCGGAAGCTGGAGCGGCCGCTGCGATTGCCATCGCTATCGCCAAGCGTGAAGAAGCTATCAAAGCGAGCGAATTAGCCAGCAAGTTGTTGACAGCCGCGGCTGGGTCCAGCGAAGCTGCCGTGTCAGCGACGGTGAGGGCGGCGCAATTGACGGCCGCAGCTAGCGCAGCTGCCAAAGCTTCTGCATCCGCCTCTGAGGCTTCTGCCGAAGCCCAGGTGAGGGCCAACGCCGAAGCAAACATCGCCAAGAAAGCTTCGGCAGCTGAAGCAAAAGCCGCAGCCGAAGCCCAGGTTAAGGCGGAACTCGCCAAGAAAGCGGCCGCCGGTTTCTTAGCTAAGGCTAGACTAGCGGCCAGCGCCGAATCCGAGGCCACTAAACTCGCAGCCGAAGCGGAAGTAGCACTGGCTAAGGCCAGAGTCGCCGTCGACCAGTCGCAGAGCGCACAGGCAACCGCTACCGCTCAAGCTGCCACAGCCGTTCAGTTGCAGTCTCAAGCAGCTAACGCGGAAGCCTCCGCTGTAGCACAGGCTGAAACTCTGCTGGTCACGGCGGAAGCCGTCTCTGCCGCGGAAGCCGAAGCCGCGACCAAAGCTACCAGTTGGGCGAAGAATGTCATCAACGAGAAAAA TACGATAGAACAACAGACAACcatattcttttattatttcaccAAACATTTGCTTTTTATACAAAACTCTGCTGGAGCAACAAAAATTACACGTGTTCCTCACCAGGCAAAGCAAAGCACACCTGTAAACACTACCTGGGCCCGAAAAAATAAGCTACAACTTCATCAAG AACTATTTGTACAACTGCAACCCCCGGTATATAACTGGCGCGTGCCGGAAGAATCGGCATCAATCGGCAAAGTTCCGTCGACCATGCAGATCCCAGCGATTTTCGTCACGTGCCTGCTCACATGGGGCCTGGTGCACGCAGGTAGCGTGGAACTCGGTGCCCCCAAGCAGGAGTCTGTCCTCGTGGAGCAGCTCCTATTGAAGAACGTGGAGACTAGTGCGAAGCGAAAGGAGAACGGCGCACCGAAACTCGGCGAGAGCACAGCTGCGGCTCTGGCTAGTACCAAGGCAACTGCAGCCGCAGAGGCTAAGGCATCCGCCAAAGTGAAAGCTTCTGCCTTGGCCCTCGCTGAGGCTTTCTTGCGTGCGTCGGCAGCGTCTGCTGCTGCTTCAGCCAAAGCTGCTGCCGCTGTAAAGGAAGCAACGCAGGCACAGTTGCTGGCACAGGAGAAGGCTTTGATAGCGTTGAAAACTCAATCTGAGCAACAAGCTGCCTCTGCTCGCGCGGACGCCGCGGCTGCCGCAGCCGTATCCGCGCTAGAACGCGCCCAGGCCTCCTCCAGAGCAGCCACGACCGCCCAAGACATCTCCAGCGATCTGGAGAAACGTGTCGCCACCTCAGCCGCTGCTGAAGCAGGTGCCACCCTCAGAGCGGAACAATCCGCCGCGCAATCGAAATGGTCCGCCGCACTGGCCGCCCAAACCGCCGCTGCTGCAGCCGCTATAGAAGCAAAGGCCACCGCTTCTTCAGAAAGCACCGCTGCCGCTACTAGTAAGGCCGCCGTGTTGGCCGCTGACACTAGCAGCGCAGAAGCTGCCGCTGCAGCGGAGGCACAATCCGCTTCGCGGATCGCAGGTACAGCAGCCACCGAGGGATCCGCCAACTGGGCTAGCGAGAACTCGCGTACCGCACAACTGGAAGCTTCCGCCTCAGCGAAGGCCACCGCAGCCGCAGCTGTCGGAGATGGAGCTATTATAGGACTTGCACGGGACGCTGGTGCCGCAGCTCAGGCAGCCGCAGAAGTTAAAGCCTTAGCTGAAGCTAGTGCCGGCTTAGGTGCTTCAGAAAAGGACAAGAAA TTTCACAATTGCCAATGGCCGTATAAAACGGGCAAATCGTGTCCCAATCGGCATCAATCTTGCGAAGCAGCCTCGAAGATGAAGATTCCATCGATACTCGCGGTGTCCCTGCTGGTTTGGGGTCTGGCCAGCGCAGGCAAACCACTCATTGCCAATGCGCAACTAGGGAAGGTCAAGACCGAAACGTCATCGTCTTCAGAGATTGAGACGTTGGTATCAGGAAGCCAGACATTGGTGACAGGAAGTGAGACATTGGCTTCAGAAAGCGAGGCATTGGCGTCAAAAAGCGAGGCATTGACGTCAGAAGCCGAGATAGCGAGCCTGACAACGAAGGACGAGCTCATACTAAAGGGCGAAGCTATCACTGGAAAGAAACTAGGAACCGGGGCGTCGGAAGTAGCGGCGGCCTCTGGGGAGGCTATTGCAACTACCCTTGGCGCGGGACAAGCTGCAGCAGAGGCACAAGCAGCCGCCGCCGCGCAAGCAAAATCAGCAGCGGCAGCTGCCGCGAATGCAGGTGAATCCAGCAACAGTGCTGCTGCGTTGGTTGCTGCTGCAGCTGCAGCACAAGGAAAAGCGGCTGCCGCCGCAGCAGCCGCGACGAAGGCTAGCTTAGAGGCCGCAGAAGCTGCTGAGGAAGCTGAGTCGGCCGTGGCCTTGGCCAGGGCTGCCTCCGCAAAGGCGGAAGCGCTCGCATCGACCGCCGCTGCTGCGAATACCCGTGCTGCTCTCCAAGCGGAAAAATCGAACGAGCTGGCGCAAGCTGAGGCTGCAGCCGCCGCCGAAGCCCAGGCTAAAGCCGCCGCTGCTGCCAAGGCAACACAACTCGCCCTTAAAGTTGCCGAAACTGCGGTGAAAACGGAAGCAGATGCAGCAGCTGCCGCCGTTGCGGCCGCAAAAGCCAGAGCAGTCGCAGACGCAGCCGCGTCTCGTGCGACCGCAGTGAACGCCATTGCTGAGGCGGAAGAAGGAGCCTCGGCACAAGCGGAGAACGCCGCTGGTGTAGCACAAGCAGCCGCCTCCGCTGCCGCGGAAGCGCAAGCTTCTGCATCCGCCGCTGCGGCGACTTCAGAGGCATCCGCCGAAGCTAGTGCATTGGCAGGAGAGCTTAAGATACCTCCGTTGATACGTCTTTCCTCACCGAAGAAGGAAATCACCGAAGAATGGTCAGTGAA GAGAGGTTCAACATCTTCAAGCAGAGTATATTCTAGAATAGAGCAGAAGCAAAGGAGATGA
- the LOC126921257 gene encoding antifreeze protein Maxi-like, producing MKIPAILVTSLLVWGGLAEGHVVKRDKELKAPSLPELLGDGSDTFGASMENGIKVARASQNVGLRTELNAAARAAAAAATKQAKDTEAAEAGAAAAIAIAIAKREEAIKASELASKLLTAAAGSSEAAVSATVRAAQLTAAASAAAKASASASEASAEAQVRANAEANIAKKASAAEAKAAAEAQVKAELAKKAAAGFLAKARLAASAESEATKLAAEAEVALAKARVAVDQSQSAQATATAQAATAVQLQSQAANAEASAVAQAETLLVTAEAVSAAEAEAATKATSWAKNVINEKKLRLAKID from the coding sequence ATGAAGATTCCAGCAATACTGGTTACGTCTCTGCTGGTCTGGGGTGGTCTGGCCGAGGGCCACGTGGTGAAGCGCGACAAGGAGCTTAAGGCCCCGTCTTTACCGGAACTACTCGGTGATGGGTCTGACACGTTCGGTGCCTCGATGGAGAACGGGATCAAAGTCGCCAGAGCATCGCAGAATGTGGGTCTGAGAACAGAGTTGAATGCAGCCGCGCGGGCTGCAGCCGCTGCTGCGACCAAGCAGGCCAAAGACACAGAGGCCGCGGAAGCTGGAGCGGCCGCTGCGATTGCCATCGCTATCGCCAAGCGTGAAGAAGCTATCAAAGCGAGCGAATTAGCCAGCAAGTTGTTGACAGCCGCGGCTGGGTCCAGCGAAGCTGCCGTGTCAGCGACGGTGAGGGCGGCGCAATTGACGGCCGCAGCTAGCGCAGCTGCCAAAGCTTCTGCATCCGCCTCTGAGGCTTCTGCCGAAGCCCAGGTGAGGGCCAACGCCGAAGCAAACATCGCCAAGAAAGCTTCGGCAGCTGAAGCAAAAGCCGCAGCCGAAGCCCAGGTTAAGGCGGAACTCGCCAAGAAAGCGGCCGCCGGTTTCTTAGCTAAGGCTAGACTAGCGGCCAGCGCCGAATCCGAGGCCACTAAACTCGCAGCCGAAGCGGAAGTAGCACTGGCTAAGGCCAGAGTCGCCGTCGACCAGTCGCAGAGCGCACAGGCAACCGCTACCGCTCAAGCTGCCACAGCCGTTCAGTTGCAGTCTCAAGCAGCTAACGCGGAAGCCTCCGCTGTAGCACAGGCTGAAACTCTGCTGGTCACGGCGGAAGCCGTCTCTGCCGCGGAAGCCGAAGCCGCGACCAAAGCTACCAGTTGGGCGAAGAATGTCATCAACGAGAAAAAGTTACGTTTAGCGAAGATCGATTAA
- the LOC126921264 gene encoding uncharacterized protein LOC126921264 produces the protein MKLVPVLLLVAAIVFAAEEKKEEERPKTFRRLIPADVLRDFPGMCFASTRCATIEPTKSWDLTPFCGRSTCVPADDNSGRLFELVEDCGPLPKANPKCKLSDKTNKTATFPDCCPIFECEEGAKLEYPEIPTLPPPTEIVETEKTPEATPAKA, from the exons ATGAAGCTCGTCCCGGTCCTGTTGCTTGTCGCAGCGATCGTTTTCGCCGCCGAGGAGAAGAAGGAGGAAGAACGTCCTAAAACGTTTAGAAGACTCATACCTGCTGACGTTCTTCGCG atttcCCCGGTATGTGCTTCGCCTCAACAAGATGCGCTACCATCGAGCCAACGAAATCCTGGGATTTGACACCATTCTGCGGCCGTTCCACTTGCGTGCCAGCCGACGATAACTCTGGTCGCCTCTTCGAACTCGTTGAAGACTGTGGACCGCTGCCGAAGGCTAACCCGAAATGCAAACTCTCAGACAAAACTAACAAGACTGCCACGTTCCCAGACTGCTGTCCCATTTTCGAATGCGAAGAAGGAGCGAAACTCGAATATCCGGAAATTCCGACTTTGCCTCCACCCACGGAAATCGTAGAGACCGAGAAAACCCCGGAAGCGACTCCGGCGAAGGCTTAA
- the LOC126921266 gene encoding myotrophin-like, which produces MSELVWGIKNGDLEQVRDIVEKKNIDVNQMIDGRTPLHYAADYGQSEVVRYLLEKGANANVTDKHGITALLAAIWEGHTNCVKLLLEKGARADGLTPNGTNYLDAAEKDEIKELLKFH; this is translated from the exons ATGAGTGAACTCGTGTGGGGAATAAAAAATGGTGATTTGGAGCAAGTGCGGGATATCGTTGAGAAAAAG AATATCGATGTCAATCAAATGATTGATGGAAGGACACCCCTACATTATGCAGCTGATTATGGCCAAAGTGAAGTAGTCAGATATCTTTTGGAAAAGGGTGCAAAtgcaaat GTAACAGATAAACATGGAATAACAGCATTATTAGCAGCAATTTGGGAAGGACATACAAATTGTGTAAAATTACTATTAGAAAAAGGAGCTAGAGCAGATGGATTGACACCAAATGGAACAAATTATTTAGATGCTGCTGAAAAGGATGAGATCAAAGAATTGCTTAAATTCCACTAG